A single window of Eucalyptus grandis isolate ANBG69807.140 chromosome 1, ASM1654582v1, whole genome shotgun sequence DNA harbors:
- the LOC120286489 gene encoding uncharacterized protein LOC120286489, with product MVALFHDMMHQEIEVYVDDMIAKTRPGKSHIETLKKLFDRLREFKLHLNPTKCVFGATSGKLLGFIVNSKGIEIDPAKAKAICELQPPSMKSVKGPVIADLLAENPKASNNYDRSLDDRILIVNEDSWTMFFDGAMNLSGSGTGAVLISPDKQHHPVAAKLIFPCTNNTVEYEACILGLQATIEMGVAKLKVFGDSALIILQTVGEWKTKDAKLLPYHKYLEELIKGFDEVSFEYLPRSHNQFADALATLSSMLQVTDGLEVEPLKIEVLPRPAYCMVVTEESNKKPWYYDIMNYIQKQGFLEKSTPADRKYIMKMASKFFVSGENLYKRSYDSILLRCVDAAEATQIMQEVHEGVCGPHMNGHMLAKKIMRLGYYWLMLEGDYIQHVRSCHRCQMSIRTSTGATPFALVYGMEAVLPVEVEIPSLRVLSQVELSEAEWSQQRLEQLNLIDEKRLKALCHGQAYQQRVAKSFNRKVWPRCFEVNDLVLRKLLPIFPYPGGKFAPNYSGPYVVNKVLHGGALILAKMDGRVFSTPVNSDAVKKYYP from the exons ATGGTAGCATTATTCCACGATATGATGCATCAAGAGATcgaggtctatgttgatgatatgatcgcaAAGACTCGACCTGGGAAAAGCCACATCGAAACCTTGAAAAAGTTGTTCGATCGACTCCGTGAATTCAAGCTCCATCTAAATCCCACCAAGTGCGTGTTTGGAGCGACATCTGgtaaattacttggattcattgtgaaCAGTAAAGGGATTGAGATTGACCCAGCTAAAGCTAAAGCTATATGTGAGTTGCAACCTCCATCAATG AAGTCGGTTAAGGGTCCAGTGATCGCCGATTTATTGGCTGAGAATCCAAAAGCCTCAAATAATTATGATCGTTCCCTAGATGACCGTATCTTGATtgtaaatgaagactcatggacaatgttctttgatggagctatGAACTTGTCTGGTTCTGGCACCGGAGCAGTTTTGATATCCCCAGACAAACAGCATCATCCAGTAGCTGcgaaattgatattcccatgcactaacaatacAGTcgagtatgaagcttgcatcctcggGCTTCAAGCTACAATCGAGATGGGTGtggccaaattaaaagtgttcgggGATTCCGCGTTAATCATACTGCAGAccgtaggtgaatggaagactaagGATGCTAAATTGCTCCCATATCACAAGTACCTAGAAGAATTGATCAAGGGATTCGATGAGGTTTCATTTGAATACTTACCGAggtctcacaatcaatttgcAGATGCGCTCGCAACTTTATCATCCATGTTGCAAGTCACTGACGGATTAGAAGTCGAGCCATTGAAAATAGAGGTTTTGCCAAGGCCGGCTTATTGTATGGTAGTGACTGAAGAATCTAACAAaaaaccatggtattacgatatcatgaactacATCCAAAAACAAGGATTCCTCGAGAAAAGTACTCCAGCTGATAGGAAGTACATtatgaagatggcctcaaagttcttcgTCAGTGGTGAGAATTTATACAAGAGATCCTATGATTCAATCTTGTTGCGATGTGTGGATGCAGCTGAAGCCACTCAAATTATGCAAGAAGTTCATGAAGGAGTgtgtggccctcatatgaatgggcacatgttGGCTAAAAAGATTATGAGATTAGGCTATTATTGGCTCATGCTAGAAGGTGACTATATTCAGCATGTTCGAAGTTGTCATCGTTGCCAG ATGTCGATTCGTACTTCTAccggggcaactccttttgctCTGGTATACGGCATGGAGGCAGTTTTGCCTgtggaagtggagattccttcccTGAGAGTATTATCACAAGTGGAGTTATCTGAGGCAGAATGGTCGCAACAAAGACTTGAACAGttaaacttgattgatgagaaaagaCTGAAGGCCCTCTGCCATGGCCAAGCATATCAACAGAGAGTAGCCAAATCTTTCAACCGAAAGGTGTGGCCGAGATGTTTTgaggtaaatgatcttgttctaAGGAAGCTATTGCCAATTTTTCCATATCCTGGGGGGAAGTTCGCTCCAAACTACAGTGGCCCATATGTGGTAAATAAGGTACTTCATGGCGGTGCTTTGATCTTGGCAaaaatggatggtcgtgtgtTTTCTACTCCAGTTAATTCAGATGCTGTCAAGAAAtattacccatga